The following are from one region of the Vitis riparia cultivar Riparia Gloire de Montpellier isolate 1030 chromosome 14, EGFV_Vit.rip_1.0, whole genome shotgun sequence genome:
- the LOC117931077 gene encoding putative germin-like protein 2-1 — translation MKKMVINTLACIALLAMSFFLASASDPSPLQDFCVAVNDTKTTVFVNGKVCKDPKVATANDFFFSGLRVPGNTSNKLGSMVTPANVAQIPGLNTLGISLARVDYAPYGLNPPHTHPRATEILTVLEGTLYVGFVTSNPDNRLICKVLYKGDVFVFPEGLIHFQLNVGKTKAVAIAALSSQNPGVITIANAVFGSKPAISADVLTKAFQVDKKVVDYLQSQF, via the exons ATGAAGAAGATGGTCATTAACACCCTCGCATGCATTGCACTCTTGGCTATGTCCTTTTTCCTTGCCTCTGCCTCCGATCCTAGTCCTCTTCAGGACTTTTGTGTGGCTGTCAATGACACAAAGACCACTG TGTTTGTTAATGGGAAAGTCTGCAAGGATCCAAAGGTCGCGACAGCAAATGATTTCTTCTTTTCAGGGCTTCGGGTTCCGGGAAATACCTCAAACAAACTTGGGTCAATGGTCACACCGGCAAATGTGGCTCAGATACCCGGACTCAACACCCTTGGCATTTCACTAGCTCGTGTTGATTATGCTCCATATGGTCTCAATCCTCCCCACACCCACCCCCGTGCCACAGAGATACTGACCGTCCTGGAGGGAACACTTTATGTAGGCTTCGTCACCTCTAATCCCGACAACCGCCTCATCTGCAAGGTCCTTTACAAAGGAGATGTTTTCGTCTTCCCAGAGGGTCTCATTCACTTCCAGCTCAATGTGGGAAAAACAAAAGCAGTCGCCATTGCTGCATTGAGTAGCCAGAACCCTGGCGTGATCACCATTGCCAATGCGGTATTTGGCTCAAAGCCAGCAATTTCAGCTGATGTTCTTACAAAGGCCTTCCAAGTGGACAAGAAGGTGGTTGACTATCTTCAATCTCAGTTCTAG